In Haloplanus vescus, a single genomic region encodes these proteins:
- a CDS encoding Cdc6/Cdc18 family protein — MAEEPSQLSDFDGRYEDPADDPLFDFDEDDPDRANIFARKELLKVGHVPESGRIVGRDGEIKAVAAELRPIVRGDPPNNVIIYGKTGTGKSLVARHVTERARRAAESNGVSVGTVYVDCAQHNTQTRVARTVTRSLNETDETDFDIPRAGIGSGEYYDYLWEILDTAYESVIIILDEVDRLDDDDILMQLSRARESGKADCHLGVIAVSNKIEYRDQLNERVKSSLREEEFVFQPYDANQLREIMKHRRDAFHDGVLSDDVIPLTAALAAQEHGDARKAIEILRHAGELAERENVETVVEEHVRDAQEWAEIDRFEELLRGSTTQVKFILYSLALLTEENPNEDGFSTNRIYERYQATTEKADAKTLSEHRVYELLKEQAFLGVVESTRTGGGRGEGSYLEHRLVQDTGIVLKSVLRDSRLEDLA; from the coding sequence ATGGCTGAGGAACCGTCCCAACTCTCTGACTTCGACGGCCGCTACGAGGATCCCGCTGACGATCCCCTCTTTGACTTTGATGAAGACGACCCCGACCGAGCCAACATTTTCGCTCGAAAGGAACTGCTGAAGGTTGGCCACGTCCCTGAAAGCGGCCGTATCGTCGGCCGAGATGGCGAGATCAAGGCCGTTGCTGCTGAACTCAGGCCGATCGTTCGTGGCGATCCGCCCAACAACGTGATTATTTACGGGAAAACGGGTACGGGGAAGTCGCTCGTTGCCCGTCACGTCACAGAACGAGCCCGCCGAGCCGCGGAGTCGAACGGTGTGTCCGTCGGCACGGTCTACGTCGACTGCGCGCAGCACAACACACAGACACGCGTCGCGAGGACGGTGACTCGTTCACTCAACGAAACGGACGAGACTGACTTCGATATTCCACGCGCAGGGATTGGCAGCGGGGAATACTACGACTATCTCTGGGAGATTCTGGATACTGCCTACGAGTCAGTCATCATCATTCTCGACGAGGTGGACCGACTCGATGACGATGATATTCTTATGCAGCTCTCGCGGGCTCGCGAATCGGGGAAAGCGGATTGCCACCTGGGCGTCATCGCAGTCAGCAACAAGATCGAGTATCGCGACCAGCTGAACGAACGCGTCAAGTCCAGTCTTCGCGAGGAGGAGTTCGTCTTCCAACCCTACGACGCGAATCAGCTGCGCGAGATTATGAAGCACCGACGGGACGCGTTCCACGATGGCGTTCTCTCTGATGATGTGATCCCGCTGACGGCGGCACTAGCTGCCCAAGAACACGGTGACGCCAGAAAGGCCATCGAAATTCTTCGTCACGCCGGCGAACTGGCCGAACGAGAAAACGTCGAGACGGTCGTCGAGGAACACGTTCGCGATGCCCAGGAGTGGGCTGAAATCGATCGCTTCGAGGAGCTGCTACGCGGGTCGACGACACAGGTCAAATTCATCCTCTATTCGCTCGCGCTGCTCACCGAAGAGAATCCGAACGAGGATGGATTCTCTACCAACCGAATTTACGAACGGTATCAAGCGACGACAGAGAAGGCCGATGCGAAGACTCTCAGCGAGCACCGCGTCTACGAGCTGTTGAAAGAGCAGGCGTTCCTCGGTGTCGTTGAATCTACTCGGACCGGGGGTGGCCGGGGTGAAGGCAGTTATCTCGAGCACCGGTTGGTTCAGGATACCGGCATCGTGCTGAAATCTGTCCTCCGGGATAGCCGGCTGGAAGACCTGGCCTAG
- a CDS encoding DEAD/DEAH box helicase, protein MFILHAVTDDCGKIYLWAEDSTLPRLRTKEQDSKGGERHPFAVDKQTLNDILSYAGYGNANTEMITLTVYLPSGQDNPQPSPSIREENAQETTTSLAPWLIPAVEVDPRDAPLILSYLSQPSSTDKETISHGENLIKSGRTVKYWSSVCSVAESYVESGRVVPHLAEKDGSVTGVWRAYPSREADIDLITELMEAMPPLARTSVGIGSKPILNRGSPNDPIGRSSRDVLTRALDQVVNALSKERLSPTETDLATDKVESAHQQWIRTLQRTGEPIDAAPEAIAELRDQLDEWTRPPVTGDEQEVRLCFQLKEPEVETDMLISESETEPVVPDGWMLELLLQSEDDPSLVVEASELWNSDRSTSKILARHLNQPTEILKNELERASPLYPRLKEELDQSKPTAIELSNSDAAEFLQEYAEVLRQAGFGVILPNWWGEPPQRLGARLVVSDADDEFETTGSGLGIEQLCEFDWEIVLGENSLSEDELEELSTLKQSLVHFQGKWVSVQDDDAKSARDLLHREEERTLEEALQADTEISDDGVSLPVVEKRLEGTFKKLFEQDFEIWAEKIDTPSGFDGELRSYQKTGLGWISYLEDHGFGGCLADDMGLGKTIQILARLVQERSVDPLVGPTLVVCPLSVVYNWKSEANKFTPDLTVHIHHGQGRMSGGDLASAIQHHDVIITTYGTARSDIELLRDIQFHRIVLDEAQKIKNTSASRTQAIRSLSAHHRLALTGTPVENRLSELWSIMEFCNPGLLGTESQFRNAFSRPIEEQGDIEKMEQLRQLIRPFVLRREKTDNSIIDDLPEKLEKKEYCGLTEEQATLYKAVADEIFEQIEQSQDIERRGRILKLIGNLKSICNHPRQYLNDDQRISGRSGKLDVLDDLVQKIGANDEKGLIFTQYTQMAELLLEHLRGQGHRVFYLYGGTAKEEREEMIDEFENTEGSCFFLLSLHAGGTGINLTPANYVIHYDRWWNPAVEKQATDRAYRIGQDNNVQVHKLICRGTIEESIDQIIESKRDLAEQVLADSDEWITELSDEELRNLVSLSADSLV, encoded by the coding sequence ATGTTCATCTTACATGCGGTCACGGACGATTGCGGGAAAATATACCTCTGGGCAGAGGATTCGACACTTCCTCGTTTGCGAACAAAGGAACAGGACTCGAAAGGTGGAGAGAGGCATCCGTTTGCTGTTGACAAGCAGACTCTCAACGATATTCTGTCATATGCGGGGTATGGAAACGCAAATACGGAGATGATCACTCTCACAGTCTATTTGCCGTCAGGTCAAGATAATCCTCAGCCGTCCCCATCAATTCGGGAAGAGAACGCACAAGAGACTACCACATCACTCGCTCCGTGGCTCATCCCAGCAGTGGAAGTCGATCCAAGAGACGCTCCATTGATCCTCTCATATCTTTCGCAGCCATCTTCAACTGATAAGGAGACGATTAGTCACGGAGAAAACCTTATCAAATCGGGACGGACCGTCAAGTACTGGTCTTCTGTTTGCTCGGTAGCAGAGTCGTACGTTGAATCTGGGCGGGTTGTACCACACCTCGCAGAGAAGGACGGGTCCGTTACCGGTGTTTGGCGTGCGTACCCCTCTAGGGAAGCTGATATTGATCTGATTACGGAGCTGATGGAAGCGATGCCACCGCTCGCACGGACATCCGTAGGGATTGGATCGAAGCCTATCCTCAACCGAGGATCCCCTAATGATCCAATCGGTCGTTCCTCAAGGGATGTCTTGACGCGCGCACTAGACCAAGTGGTCAATGCGCTGTCGAAAGAGCGCTTATCCCCGACTGAGACGGACTTAGCCACGGACAAAGTGGAATCAGCCCATCAACAATGGATCCGCACGCTTCAAAGGACCGGGGAGCCGATCGATGCTGCTCCCGAGGCGATCGCTGAACTTCGAGACCAACTCGACGAGTGGACACGCCCTCCCGTGACAGGGGATGAGCAAGAAGTCAGGCTCTGTTTCCAGCTGAAAGAGCCTGAAGTGGAAACTGATATGCTGATTTCGGAGTCGGAGACGGAACCGGTTGTTCCTGACGGTTGGATGCTCGAATTGCTCCTGCAATCTGAGGACGACCCGAGCCTCGTCGTTGAGGCGAGCGAACTGTGGAACTCGGATCGCTCCACATCGAAAATACTCGCACGCCATCTCAACCAGCCCACTGAGATACTGAAAAACGAACTGGAGCGCGCATCCCCGCTATATCCACGACTCAAGGAAGAACTCGACCAATCGAAACCGACTGCGATAGAGTTATCGAACAGCGATGCCGCCGAATTCCTACAGGAATATGCAGAAGTTCTCCGGCAAGCAGGATTTGGAGTGATTCTTCCAAACTGGTGGGGAGAGCCGCCGCAACGACTGGGTGCTCGACTGGTCGTCTCTGACGCCGATGACGAGTTTGAGACTACTGGTAGCGGTCTGGGAATTGAACAGCTGTGTGAGTTCGACTGGGAGATCGTTCTCGGGGAAAACAGTCTCTCTGAAGACGAGTTGGAAGAACTATCCACACTCAAACAATCGCTCGTACACTTCCAGGGAAAGTGGGTCTCAGTACAGGACGATGACGCCAAATCGGCAAGAGACCTCCTCCATCGTGAAGAAGAACGTACTCTTGAGGAAGCGCTTCAAGCGGATACTGAGATTAGCGACGACGGAGTTAGCCTCCCGGTCGTCGAAAAGAGATTAGAGGGAACGTTCAAGAAGTTGTTTGAGCAGGATTTCGAGATATGGGCCGAGAAAATAGACACCCCGTCTGGGTTTGACGGGGAGTTGCGCTCGTATCAGAAAACGGGCCTAGGCTGGATTTCGTATCTGGAAGATCACGGCTTTGGTGGCTGTCTGGCGGACGATATGGGACTGGGGAAGACGATACAGATACTCGCCCGTCTCGTTCAAGAGCGTTCCGTTGATCCCTTGGTTGGTCCGACACTTGTAGTGTGTCCGTTGTCTGTGGTATACAACTGGAAAAGTGAGGCGAATAAGTTTACACCAGATCTGACGGTACATATTCACCACGGCCAAGGTCGAATGTCGGGGGGCGACCTTGCCAGCGCCATACAACACCACGACGTAATCATTACTACCTACGGGACGGCGAGGAGCGATATCGAACTACTGCGAGACATTCAGTTCCATAGGATCGTTCTTGATGAGGCACAGAAGATCAAAAACACATCAGCCAGTCGTACACAGGCGATAAGGTCACTGTCGGCTCATCATCGGTTGGCGTTAACTGGAACTCCCGTTGAGAACCGGTTGAGTGAACTTTGGTCCATTATGGAGTTCTGCAATCCCGGACTACTTGGCACCGAGAGCCAATTCAGAAACGCCTTTTCTCGGCCTATTGAGGAACAGGGAGATATTGAGAAGATGGAGCAGCTCAGACAACTCATACGTCCATTTGTGCTGCGACGTGAGAAAACTGACAACTCGATAATCGACGATCTTCCGGAGAAATTGGAAAAAAAGGAGTACTGTGGACTCACTGAGGAACAAGCAACCCTATACAAGGCAGTAGCCGATGAAATCTTTGAGCAAATTGAGCAGTCCCAGGATATCGAACGAAGGGGGCGAATTCTGAAGCTGATCGGCAATCTCAAATCGATTTGTAATCACCCACGTCAGTATCTTAACGACGATCAGCGTATCAGTGGTCGATCGGGCAAGCTTGACGTCCTTGATGACCTCGTCCAGAAGATAGGAGCTAATGACGAGAAGGGACTGATATTCACACAATACACCCAGATGGCGGAGCTGCTGTTAGAACACTTACGAGGTCAAGGCCACCGTGTGTTCTACCTCTATGGGGGGACAGCGAAGGAGGAGCGGGAAGAGATGATTGACGAATTTGAGAACACTGAGGGATCCTGTTTCTTCTTGTTATCACTGCATGCTGGTGGCACCGGGATCAATCTCACGCCGGCTAACTACGTTATCCACTATGACCGGTGGTGGAACCCTGCCGTCGAAAAGCAAGCAACTGACCGAGCGTATCGGATTGGGCAAGACAATAACGTACAGGTACACAAACTGATTTGTCGAGGAACGATCGAAGAATCGATCGACCAAATTATTGAGAGCAAGCGTGACCTAGCAGAACAGGTACTGGCCGATAGCGACGAGTGGATAACTGAACTATCGGATGAAGAACTTCGCAACCTCGTATCGTTATCAGCAGACTCTCTGGTATGA
- a CDS encoding helix-hairpin-helix domain-containing protein has product MNDSLEESLDEFWTGLPEEYEIPSEDAEEDEQTKLASLGAPPEGFSRAFEMANRLHEKIQEPQRYQTQQTQFTPETSIRTVVDEIPRAGPVIVTNLENEGYETLGDLEGVSNRELMRVNRVGTETAERLIEFTQNQIPGDRDWNRASDRSAISNDVELRKISEQIPGFGDTSRKKIEKEGYETVGDVRAATANELTDIKQIGEGTVSKLLDYIENNSGEPSPIADKQIPDDTSIEDFAADVPSVGRVLISKLTQEGYETVGDLRTATIEDLTNVEHIGEKKAESLLEHAGLRM; this is encoded by the coding sequence GTGAATGATTCGCTCGAAGAATCTCTTGACGAATTCTGGACTGGGCTACCTGAGGAGTATGAGATCCCTTCCGAAGATGCTGAAGAGGATGAACAGACGAAATTAGCATCACTCGGTGCTCCACCAGAGGGATTCAGTCGGGCTTTTGAGATGGCTAATCGGCTCCACGAGAAAATTCAAGAGCCACAGAGATATCAGACTCAACAAACTCAATTCACACCAGAAACGTCTATCAGAACCGTAGTGGACGAGATTCCACGTGCAGGACCGGTTATCGTAACGAATCTGGAAAACGAGGGTTACGAGACACTCGGTGATCTGGAGGGAGTTTCCAATCGCGAATTAATGAGAGTGAACCGAGTTGGAACGGAAACAGCAGAGCGGTTGATTGAGTTCACCCAGAATCAGATACCGGGAGATCGAGATTGGAATCGAGCGAGCGACCGATCAGCTATCTCGAACGATGTTGAGCTCCGCAAGATTTCGGAGCAGATCCCCGGTTTCGGAGATACCAGTCGAAAGAAGATCGAAAAAGAGGGATATGAGACTGTAGGAGACGTACGTGCTGCAACGGCTAATGAACTAACTGATATTAAACAGATTGGCGAAGGGACTGTTTCGAAACTTTTGGACTACATAGAAAATAATTCAGGAGAACCCAGTCCAATAGCAGATAAACAGATACCAGACGATACCTCGATAGAAGATTTCGCGGCAGATGTTCCGAGTGTGGGTCGGGTGTTGATCTCTAAATTGACTCAAGAGGGGTATGAGACGGTAGGTGATCTTCGTACTGCGACCATTGAGGACCTAACCAACGTCGAGCATATCGGTGAAAAGAAGGCAGAATCTCTTTTGGAACACGCTGGTTTGAGGATGTAG
- a CDS encoding helix-turn-helix domain-containing protein, which translates to MDDGLGNGENTAPRELIHFVTQQTRFALINNILQHPEQLPSMYELEELNPSVSDATVYKHIQKLIDEGIVKEVALDDDQRRQGYPWKFYGLTEEGQEFLEEHNLLAAEETLQQIYDTIGDKSEKMVKYENALRPDDI; encoded by the coding sequence ATGGACGATGGCCTTGGGAACGGTGAGAACACGGCACCACGGGAACTCATCCATTTCGTCACTCAGCAGACGCGGTTTGCCCTAATCAACAACATCCTCCAGCACCCCGAGCAGCTTCCTTCGATGTACGAACTCGAGGAGCTCAACCCCAGCGTGAGTGACGCCACTGTCTACAAGCACATCCAGAAGCTGATCGATGAGGGCATCGTGAAGGAGGTCGCCCTGGACGACGACCAGCGCCGACAGGGCTACCCCTGGAAGTTCTACGGTCTCACCGAAGAGGGTCAGGAGTTCCTGGAGGAGCACAACCTGCTCGCCGCTGAAGAGACGCTCCAACAGATCTACGACACCATCGGCGATAAATCCGAGAAGATGGTCAAGTACGAGAACGCGCTTCGTCCCGACGACATCTAA